The following proteins come from a genomic window of Dysidea avara chromosome 12, odDysAvar1.4, whole genome shotgun sequence:
- the LOC136239911 gene encoding uncharacterized protein — MVKFKPLNGLLKVFKSKKTTNQSLFEPRKRSRLSVRVSNIWRRISTGAGARAGVNDSTLSATKKRSSFLGWFFRKRKTGGPPTASAAEVEDSHSLFSPEEDNMTSGSNNVPICLEEVISPSISVTISNSLSTISNESYTVSDDDDDTSQWESCIEDVAVPQSPTMSDTTSCSSGYKIKGRVDNIVILLELIEARLSHTSTNVDNHCDLMENEDVAIPTQPADHNWFYRIWIPAVCVVFILLFLLYQ, encoded by the exons ATGGTGAAGTTTAAGCCGTTAA ATGGTTTACTGAAAGTTTTCAAGTCAAAGAAAACTACGAACCAAAGTCTCTTCGAACCACGAAAACGGAGCAGGCTGAGCGTCCGCGTCAGTAACATTTGGCGCAGAATTTCAACTGGTGCTGGCGCCAGGGCTGGAGTCAATGATT CTACATTATCAGCTACCAAAAAACGTTCGTCATTTCTTGGCTGGTTTTTCCGCAAAAGGAAAACTGGTGGGCCTCCAACAGCATCGGCAGCAGAAGTGGAGGACAGTCACTCATTATTCTCACCAGAGGAAGACAATATG ACATCTGGTTCTAACAATGTTCCCATTTGTCTTGAAGAGGTCATATCACCATCTATTTCCGTCACTATCTCTAACTCACTATCAACCATCTCCAATGAAAGTTACACTGtttctgatgatgatgatgat ACATCACAATGGGAGTCATGTATTGAAGATGTCGCTGTACCACAATCTCCGACA ATGAGTGATACTACCAGCTGTAGTAGTGGCTACAAGATCAAAGGAAGGGTTGACAATATT GTAATACTGCTTGAGTTGATTGAAGCTCGTCTGAG CCATACCTCTACCAATGTTGACAATCATTGTGATCTCATGGAGAATGAGGATGTAGCTATCCCAACCCAGCCTGCAGATCACAACTGGTTTTATAGGATATGGATTCCagctgtgtgtgttgtatttatCTTGTTGTTCTTATTGTACCAATGA